One stretch of Lachnospiraceae bacterium oral taxon 096 DNA includes these proteins:
- a CDS encoding asparaginase encodes MKKILLIGTGGTIASQKSDDGLRPQIKPSELLSYVPVVKKFADVSSIELFNLDSTNIQPENWIQIADCIKSNYFDFDGFVICHGTDTMAYTAAALSYLVQNSLKPIIVTGAQKPIDLDVTDARTNLHDSILFASHDHAYGVNIVFDGKVISGTRARKERTKSYNAFSSINFPYIAAIQDDHVIFYLDDKSAVNESIRFYNELNSKVCLLKLIPSMDPKLLDFIGTQYDAVIIESFGVGGLPSHKDGDFKLSIQQLIENGKTIVMTTQVPLEGSHMSVYEVGKNIKQQFGLIESYDMTLEATATKLMWILSQTKDPEEIRRLFYKTINRDTLWNASF; translated from the coding sequence ATGAAAAAAATCTTACTCATTGGAACGGGAGGCACCATTGCCTCCCAAAAAAGTGATGACGGACTGCGTCCACAAATTAAGCCATCTGAGCTTCTCTCCTATGTCCCTGTAGTAAAAAAATTTGCGGATGTCTCTTCCATCGAATTATTTAATCTCGACAGCACCAATATTCAGCCCGAAAATTGGATACAGATTGCTGATTGTATCAAGAGTAATTACTTTGATTTTGATGGATTTGTAATTTGTCACGGAACAGATACCATGGCCTACACAGCAGCCGCACTGTCCTATCTCGTTCAAAACTCACTAAAACCCATTATTGTCACAGGAGCACAAAAGCCAATTGATTTAGATGTCACTGATGCACGAACAAACCTGCATGACAGTATTCTCTTTGCCTCTCACGACCATGCCTATGGCGTCAATATTGTATTTGATGGTAAAGTCATCAGTGGAACAAGGGCAAGAAAGGAGCGAACCAAGAGCTACAATGCCTTTTCTTCCATCAATTTTCCATATATTGCAGCTATTCAAGATGACCATGTCATCTTCTATCTCGATGATAAATCCGCAGTAAATGAGAGTATTCGCTTTTACAATGAACTTAATTCTAAAGTTTGTCTATTAAAGTTAATTCCTTCAATGGATCCAAAACTCCTCGATTTTATTGGCACACAATATGATGCCGTCATTATTGAATCCTTTGGTGTAGGTGGTTTGCCAAGTCATAAGGATGGAGACTTTAAACTTTCTATTCAACAGTTAATTGAAAATGGAAAGACCATTGTTATGACGACTCAGGTTCCACTCGAAGGAAGTCATATGTCTGTATATGAGGTTGGAAAGAATATCAAACAGCAATTTGGTCTGATTGAAAGCTACGATATGACTTTAGAAGCCACGGCAACAAAACTGATGTGGATTTTATCACAAACAAAAGATCCAGAGGAAATTCGCCGATTGTTTTACAAAACCATCAATCGTGACACCCTCTGGAACGCTAGTTTTTAA
- a CDS encoding nicotinate phosphoribosyltransferase, giving the protein MAQQNLSLLTDLYELTMMQGYFLSHNTNETVIFDAFYRSNPGHNGYAICAGLEQVIQYVKNLHFSAEDIQYLESLHLFQPTFLEYLKNFKFSGSIYAIPEGTVMFPREPFIKIIAPVIEAQILETAILNIINHQSLIATKAARVVHAADGDAVLEFGLRRAQGPDAGIYGARAAVIGGCSGTSNVLAGKMFDIPVMGTHAHSWIMSFPDELTAFRNYAKIYPNNCILLVDTYDTLKSGVPNAIKVFLEMKEAGIKLEHYGIRLDSGDLAYLSKKAKKMFDQAGLKDAIISASNDLDEDLISSLKIQGAQINSWGVGTHLITSNKCPSFGGVYKLAAIKDLATGEFIPKIKLSENAEKITNPGNKTIYRIYDKKEHKIIADLICMADEHFDENKPLNLFDPIETWKRTHLDPGSYTLRELLVPIFVDGKCVYESPSVMELQKICNAEKNTLWDEAKRLAYPHETYVDLSNKLWHTKNELLKKYHVANATPLDQAY; this is encoded by the coding sequence ATGGCACAACAAAACTTAAGCCTGCTGACTGACCTATACGAGCTCACCATGATGCAGGGCTATTTTCTATCACATAACACCAATGAAACTGTAATTTTTGACGCATTTTATCGAAGTAATCCTGGACACAATGGCTATGCTATCTGTGCAGGGCTTGAACAGGTGATTCAATATGTAAAAAATCTTCATTTTTCAGCGGAAGATATTCAATACTTAGAAAGTCTTCACCTGTTTCAGCCTACCTTCTTGGAGTATTTAAAAAACTTTAAATTTTCAGGAAGTATCTATGCCATTCCAGAAGGAACGGTGATGTTTCCTAGAGAACCTTTTATCAAGATTATTGCTCCTGTTATTGAGGCACAAATTCTTGAGACAGCTATATTAAATATCATTAACCACCAATCCCTTATTGCCACCAAAGCCGCCAGAGTCGTCCACGCAGCAGATGGCGATGCCGTTCTTGAATTTGGACTTCGAAGAGCACAAGGTCCTGATGCTGGCATCTATGGGGCAAGAGCTGCTGTTATCGGTGGTTGTAGTGGAACAAGTAATGTCTTAGCTGGCAAAATGTTTGACATCCCTGTGATGGGCACACACGCACACAGTTGGATTATGAGCTTTCCCGACGAACTCACTGCCTTTCGAAATTATGCAAAAATTTATCCAAATAATTGCATCCTTCTTGTTGATACCTACGACACGCTAAAAAGTGGCGTTCCCAATGCCATCAAAGTCTTTCTCGAAATGAAGGAGGCAGGGATAAAACTAGAACACTACGGCATTCGCCTAGATAGTGGAGACCTTGCCTATCTTTCCAAGAAAGCAAAAAAAATGTTTGACCAGGCCGGACTAAAGGATGCCATTATTTCTGCCTCCAATGATCTAGATGAAGATTTAATTTCTTCTCTAAAGATTCAGGGTGCACAAATTAATTCCTGGGGTGTCGGTACCCATTTGATTACCTCCAATAAGTGCCCTTCCTTTGGCGGTGTCTATAAGCTCGCAGCCATCAAAGATCTAGCAACTGGTGAGTTTATTCCAAAGATTAAGCTTTCAGAAAATGCTGAAAAAATTACGAATCCAGGAAATAAGACTATTTATCGCATCTATGACAAAAAGGAACACAAAATCATCGCCGATTTAATTTGTATGGCCGATGAACATTTTGATGAAAACAAACCGCTCAATCTCTTCGACCCCATCGAGACATGGAAACGAACTCATCTCGACCCTGGCAGCTACACCCTTCGAGAATTGCTTGTTCCCATCTTTGTGGATGGAAAATGCGTCTATGAAAGCCCAAGTGTGATGGAATTGCAAAAAATTTGCAATGCAGAAAAAAATACACTCTGGGATGAGGCAAAGCGCCTGGCTTATCCTCATGAGACCTATGTCGATCTTTCCAACAAGCTCTGGCATACCAAAAATGAGCTTTTGAAAAAATATCATGTGGCCAATGCCACGCCACTTGATCAAGCATACTAG
- the nudC gene encoding NAD(+) diphosphatase: MIQEIYPKIFNPQFKNHSPRDGAYALYFEGNTVLLSKDKLGNHTIPQFQDLKTKRQDGGYYLFSIDKDEYYLIDDPSVCKHSSFSMEPISTFRHFHDQAASFAGVTGGQIYRFLQSRIYCGHCGSKTIRSTTERAVICPNCGAIEYPKISPAIIVAITDGDRILLTKGRNTTYKHYALVAGFMEIGETPEDAVRREVMEEVGLKIKNIRAHKSQPWAFSDTLMMGFTAELDGDDTITLQEEELKEASWFERKDVPLPDSTISVGQEMIAYFKEGKLQ; the protein is encoded by the coding sequence ATGATACAAGAAATTTACCCAAAAATATTCAACCCACAGTTTAAAAACCATTCTCCAAGAGATGGTGCCTATGCCCTCTACTTTGAGGGCAATACAGTGCTGCTTTCCAAAGATAAACTTGGAAATCATACCATTCCGCAGTTTCAAGACCTGAAGACAAAAAGACAAGATGGGGGATATTACCTATTCTCCATCGATAAAGATGAGTATTATCTCATTGATGATCCATCTGTTTGTAAACATTCTAGTTTCTCTATGGAGCCAATTTCGACCTTTCGACATTTTCATGATCAGGCTGCAAGCTTTGCCGGAGTGACGGGTGGACAGATCTATCGCTTTTTGCAATCGAGAATTTATTGCGGTCACTGTGGAAGTAAGACCATTCGCTCCACAACAGAGCGTGCCGTCATTTGTCCAAACTGTGGTGCGATAGAGTATCCAAAGATCAGTCCTGCCATTATCGTAGCGATTACTGATGGCGATCGCATTCTTTTGACAAAAGGAAGGAACACGACCTATAAACACTATGCTCTTGTTGCAGGATTTATGGAAATTGGAGAAACTCCCGAGGATGCTGTTCGCAGAGAAGTGATGGAAGAGGTCGGACTAAAAATCAAAAATATTCGTGCCCACAAATCACAACCTTGGGCATTTTCAGATACTCTTATGATGGGATTTACTGCCGAGCTTGATGGCGATGACACCATCACCTTACAGGAAGAAGAGTTAAAAGAAGCTTCTTGGTTTGAGCGAAAAGATGTTCCGCTGCCAGATAGCACGATAAGTGTCGGGCAAGAAATGATTGCCTACTTTAAGGAAGGAAAATTGCAATGA